CAAGCCAAACAGCTTGGGCGCTAGGAGTGTTACTTTTGAGCCTCTGTTAAAGAGTGGCCTTTTTCTGTCCAATACTTTTGTGCCCCCTTATGCACTGTTGTAACAATGCCTGAAAGAGCAGATTCGACTGTCATAGCTTTAGCTGCTTTTGCAAGGGATCGCATAAAATCTAATCCTTTGTCTGAATAGACTTCACCAATAGCTTTGTACATCAACTCTTGGTCAACATGACGGCCCGCTACCCACAAAGCAGAATCTTGTACAGTAACTACATCATAGTCAATACCAGGATAGGTTCCCGCAGGAATCGTTACAGGCGCATAATAAGGATGGTCTGTTCCCAAGGTTCCTTTTTGAGCTGCTTCATGTACTTGCAACATGCGCATTTTATTGCTTGTTGTTGCTTGGATTACAGAGGCATTAGGAAAGCCTGCAAATACCCAGAGTCCATCAATTTGGCGGTCACCAATGGCCGAAGCACCTTGAGAATAACCAATGTATTGTGGGCTGATTTTATCCCAAAGGCCTACGCTTTCAAAAAAACGTTGTGCGGAAGCCGCGGCACCTGAACCCGCAGGTCCAACCGCCACTTTCTTGCCTGCAAGTTGTGCGACATCAGTGATGCCAGAATCTTCACGTACAAGCAAGTGCGCAGGTGCACCATACAAATAGGACACAGCATGAACATTGCGGTAGCGGTTTGCATCATTAGTTAGCTTTCCATTAATACCAAGATAAAGGTCACCAGAATAAACGATTCCAAAATCTGCATCTTTAGAGTTAACGCGGCGAAGGTTTTCCACCGAACCTGCAGATGCCATATTGGAAACCTCAACACCTGGCAAAGAGCGCGATAAAAGTGTCGCTACACCGTTGGAGAAAAACTGAAACGTTCCCCCATCTGGTCCGCCAGAAAAACCAAGTCGTTGTGTTTGTGCTTGCGCAACTGTACCTGAAGCTAGTGCCACGATGGCAACCGCTGCCATGGCAAATTTTCCAACCTTTGTTGGTAGTTTAAACATTTTACCCAGTGTCATTGAAGACCTCCTTGTTGGTTTAGAATACTAAAAAGCTTTTGCGCTTTTACCTTTACCTCGCGAGCATCGACGGTCAATGTAGTGTTAAAATGCCCAACGTACAACCAAAATCAGGTTGCTATAAAATGTCTTGTTTTTCACTATCGCCCCCGTTTGCAACCTCCTTTTTAGTTGATTTTTCCAAATGTTTCCTAGCGTTCGCGAACGGTGAGAACAGGAATTTTTGAACTTCGCACAACTTTATCTGTAGTTGAACCCACCATTACTTTTAAGCGATCAAGTCCTGTACGGCCATGAGTACCTAAAATGATTAAATCCACCTGATGTATAGCGGCTTGTTCTAAAATAACCTCCTCGCTTTTTCCTACAACAATTTCTGTTCTTGCTTCAACATCACTCAAATACTTCTCTTTAAACTCCTGCATCTCTTTTACAGCTGCTGTTTCCACTTCGCGAATCAGCGTATCGACAACATCAGCTGGCATACGGCGTGTATGCTTTTCTGGAAGTTCCGTAATAACATGCAACAAAATAAGTTGTGCGCCAGCAAGCTGTGTCATGGTGCGTGCCATATCGCTTGCCCGCACTGAACCTTTTGAAAAGTCCGTTGCCAAAAGTATCTTTTTAATCTCAGCCATATGTATTCCTTAATGTTAGTGTTTTACTATTTAGGCTATTTTGACAGGTGCAACCTCTTGTGCATCCCGCTGTAACCACCACACAAAACTAATCAGTGCAATTCCTGCTACGTCCGATAATAACGTAGGCCAGTATAGCAAAAGAGTAGCAATACCCAAGACAACAAATTCATAAAGCTTTGTTTTACGACGCAAGAATCCCATCGCAAAAGCACCAAAAGCAATGGTCCCTAGAGTCGCAGACAAAAAGGCAGTAAAAATCTCAAAAGGTGTGCCATCAAGCAACATCGCAGGCACATAAGCAAAAAGCAACGGCATAATATAAAGCATCTTGGCAAATTTAAAAGAGGTCCATCCTGTTTTCCATGGATCAGACCCCGCAATGGCGGCCCCAGCATAAGCTGCCACACACACTGGCGGCGTGATATTGGAATCTTGAGACAACCAGTATACAATCATGTGCGCCGCAATAACAGCAACACCAAATTCAGCAAGAGCTGGTACAGCAAGCACTGCCACAATCAAATACGCTGCAGTCACCGGAACGCCCATGCCAAGCACCAAAGAGGCAATGGCAACAAGAATAAGAGCGATTAATAAACTGTCCCCTGCCATAGAAATAACCAAGTCTGAAAACTTTAATCCCATACCTGTCAGTGAAATCACTCCAACAATGACCCCAATGACACCCACCGTTGCCCCAATCATGAGCGTATTTCTTGCGCCCACTTGGATGGCTTCCCAAATTTCACGTAAGCCCATGCGGGTTTCTTTATGCACCCAACTTGTAGCAACGCATGAAAGGGTTGCCCAAAACGCTGCATTTCCCGCAGACCTCCCAGTAAGCAACAAGATAGTGATAATCACCAAAGGCAAGGCATAAAACCACCCCCCCTTAAGCACCTCTTTCCAGTGGGGAAGCTCCTCTCCTTGAATGCCACGAATACCGTTTTTCTTAGCCTCAAAGTGCACTAAGCAAAAGACAGATAAAAAGTACAAAAATGCTGGTCCGATAGAAAGTATCATGATTTGCGAATAGGGAATCCCCGTAAGTTCTGCCATCAAAAAGCCACCCGCACCCATGATGGGAGGCAAAAACATCCCCCCGATAGACGCCGCAGGCTCAATGGCGCCTGCTACGTGGGGTTTAAAACCTGCTCGCTTCATCATTGGGATGGTAAATGCCCCCGAAGAAACTGTATTGGCAATAGCACTTCCCGAGACAGACCCAAACAGGGCTGAAGACATAACCGCAACCTTAGCAGGCCCGCCAATCGAACGCCCCGCAAGTGCCAATGGAAGGTCGATAAAAAACTTTCCTGCTCCTGACTTTTGCAAGAATGCCCCAAAGAAAATAAATAAAATTACATACGTCGCAAGCACGCTTGCCATGACTCCAAATACCCCATTTGTGGTGATAAATAGTGCCGTTGCCACGCGCTCAAACCCAAACCCGCGGTGGGCAAAAAGATCTGGCAAATGAGGACCAAACAAGGCAAAGCAAATCATGCCAACCCCAATTAAAGTAATCGACCACCCAAGCACCCGTCGGCACACTTCCATAGAAAGCATCAGGCCCACGACGCTCACGAGTTTATCTAGCTGGTTTTCTGCCCCCGCACGATAATTGAGCGCTTCAAATTGACTCATCCAGTAGATAACTGCGCCGCCAATCACAAGGGCCATGATAATATCGCTCAACGTAGGCGCGTGGTGAAAGCGACGAGAGAGCCATTGATCAATAGGCAAAAGCAGGATAGCAAAAGGTATGACAAGCAAGAGCGAGATGCGCAAATCTCCAAAATCTTGCGCAAAGGCTACTTCAAAGCCGTCATATTCCCACGTCTCTTTAAAAAAAGTGATTTGGTCATAAAATGCCACAGGCGAAGTAAAAACAAAAAAACTACTCACGGCCACTGCCAACAAAACCGCTGAAGAGACCGACATACACCCCACAGCAAAGCGACCACCCGCAGGATAAGCGATAAAAATCAAAACAAAGGTAATCAACACATAAACACCCAAGTGGTATTCTGTGCTAAGTGCTTGATACCCCGCCCCATAAAAATAGGCAATTACCATCACCGCGCCCATAAGGGAAGCCAACCACAACCAAGGACCCGTTAGCTTTCGCTCAGATTTGGCATCTTTCTCCATGAGCTCTTTAACTTTTCGTCGCTCTTCTTCGCCTAAACCTTCTAGTGTTTTATCTAAATCTGCCATCATTGCCTCATTTATGTAAAATCATCAACGCCAAACCTTTTGGCGCACAGTGATTATAAATGAAAGGTATGTATAAATTATGTCGTTAGGAAAATTGTTACAAAATTTCCAAAAAGCAGTCAGGCTTAGTTACTGTTTGAAACATTTAAACCATTTTATTTTTAAGTTACTTTAAGTAACAAAGCAGACTTTAAAGAAGATAACCGACCCCTTGGAGGTTTTTAACTGTTCCCTTTGGTAGCTTTTTGCGTAAATTTTTCGCCAAAAGCCTTAAGGCATTAGGGCTCATGTATTCCCCTTCCCAAACAACTTGCTCAATCTCGCCATAAGAAACAACACCTTTTTTAAAAGCCAACAGTTTCAACAGCTTGGACTCTTTTTTTGTCAGCATTAAAGATTCTGTTGGTGCAAAAACCGTATGCGTAGTAAAATCCACCTCCCACCCTGCTTCCAGCACAAGATTTTGCGCCCGCGCGGAGAGAAACTTCTCTAGAGCACTGGCGAGTTTTGTTTCAGTAATTGGCTTGATGATATAGCGCACCAAAGAGAGCTCAATCGCCTCAATCATATCATCCACTTCAGCATACGCAGAGAGAATAATCACAGGGGTCATATCACCTTTGGCGCGTAGTGCTTTTACTAGCCCTATGCCCCCTAAATTTGGCATTTGCACATCTGTGATAATCAAATCCGGGTGGT
The window above is part of the Sulfurospirillum tamanense genome. Proteins encoded here:
- a CDS encoding TAXI family TRAP transporter solute-binding subunit, whose protein sequence is MTLGKMFKLPTKVGKFAMAAVAIVALASGTVAQAQTQRLGFSGGPDGGTFQFFSNGVATLLSRSLPGVEVSNMASAGSVENLRRVNSKDADFGIVYSGDLYLGINGKLTNDANRYRNVHAVSYLYGAPAHLLVREDSGITDVAQLAGKKVAVGPAGSGAAASAQRFFESVGLWDKISPQYIGYSQGASAIGDRQIDGLWVFAGFPNASVIQATTSNKMRMLQVHEAAQKGTLGTDHPYYAPVTIPAGTYPGIDYDVVTVQDSALWVAGRHVDQELMYKAIGEVYSDKGLDFMRSLAKAAKAMTVESALSGIVTTVHKGAQKYWTEKGHSLTEAQK
- a CDS encoding universal stress protein; its protein translation is MAEIKKILLATDFSKGSVRASDMARTMTQLAGAQLILLHVITELPEKHTRRMPADVVDTLIREVETAAVKEMQEFKEKYLSDVEARTEIVVGKSEEVILEQAAIHQVDLIILGTHGRTGLDRLKVMVGSTTDKVVRSSKIPVLTVRER
- a CDS encoding TRAP transporter permease; this translates as MMADLDKTLEGLGEEERRKVKELMEKDAKSERKLTGPWLWLASLMGAVMVIAYFYGAGYQALSTEYHLGVYVLITFVLIFIAYPAGGRFAVGCMSVSSAVLLAVAVSSFFVFTSPVAFYDQITFFKETWEYDGFEVAFAQDFGDLRISLLLVIPFAILLLPIDQWLSRRFHHAPTLSDIIMALVIGGAVIYWMSQFEALNYRAGAENQLDKLVSVVGLMLSMEVCRRVLGWSITLIGVGMICFALFGPHLPDLFAHRGFGFERVATALFITTNGVFGVMASVLATYVILFIFFGAFLQKSGAGKFFIDLPLALAGRSIGGPAKVAVMSSALFGSVSGSAIANTVSSGAFTIPMMKRAGFKPHVAGAIEPAASIGGMFLPPIMGAGGFLMAELTGIPYSQIMILSIGPAFLYFLSVFCLVHFEAKKNGIRGIQGEELPHWKEVLKGGWFYALPLVIITILLLTGRSAGNAAFWATLSCVATSWVHKETRMGLREIWEAIQVGARNTLMIGATVGVIGVIVGVISLTGMGLKFSDLVISMAGDSLLIALILVAIASLVLGMGVPVTAAYLIVAVLAVPALAEFGVAVIAAHMIVYWLSQDSNITPPVCVAAYAGAAIAGSDPWKTGWTSFKFAKMLYIMPLLFAYVPAMLLDGTPFEIFTAFLSATLGTIAFGAFAMGFLRRKTKLYEFVVLGIATLLLYWPTLLSDVAGIALISFVWWLQRDAQEVAPVKIA
- a CDS encoding response regulator transcription factor, whose product is MTPELLQQLSRISVMYVEDEPGLRRNIGGMLEVLFGSVLLAKDGEEALEMLKMHHPDLIITDVQMPNLGGIGLVKALRAKGDMTPVIILSAYAEVDDMIEAIELSLVRYIIKPITETKLASALEKFLSARAQNLVLEAGWEVDFTTHTVFAPTESLMLTKKESKLLKLLAFKKGVVSYGEIEQVVWEGEYMSPNALRLLAKNLRKKLPKGTVKNLQGVGYLL